The genomic interval TGTATTTTAAGACCTACGAATGCGTCATGGGCTTGGTTTGACAACTTGGATGCCTGTGGTCTGGAGAGTAATTGCTCCTATTAGTCCGGAGTGTGTCTCTGTCTCCTgcctaattcattttctctcatcCGTGCCCAGGTGGGAGGATCCTTTGTccacttctttttcttcttctgcttctttTTGTTCTGCTGCTTGACACAAAGCAGACGGCGCGGGGGCCCGATTGTTTGTTGTGTCGCTGTGATGAAGAGGATGATTTAGAGCGCTGCGGCGTCGGGCCTGACCAACGAATCTTTTAATTCCCTCACATGCGTTTTTTGTGCTGGCTTTTCAAGGACaagaggcagaaaaaaatgttattagcTCACATGCTTACCTTTTTTGTCACTCACTGATGGTGCAGTTAGAAAAGTAACTGGAGCATAAGTAGCCTTGCAAGCTAAATACTCTTGGCCGATTCATTGATTCATCGTACAGTCACGTCTTGCCAACCAAAGTGTATAACCGATCTGATGATTGAGCCAATCAGGTGCAGCCGTGACCAGGAATCCGCTATCTGCTCGGATACGATGGCGGAATGAATAAGTGAATACGTCGTACTCCAGTACAAGTCAAACTACGCAGCCAAACTATGGAAAGAATGTGTGACGTACCGTCCGAAAACAAATCTCGCATCAATCTCGTGTAGAGTATTTTCTTCACTGTAAGGCGCacattcaatgaatggcctattttatcatttgattcagatataAGGTGCACTGGATTGTAAGACGCAATAATAGTAATGTAGGCGGTagtggtattagtagtagtaatagtagtagtggattGCGTTATACAGCCATTAGAATGTGCTGTAGTAGTAGAGAGTAaagttatacatccactagattgtgttgtaatagtagtagtagtagtggttgtagttgtaatagtggtagtagtatttgtagtagtagcagcagcggTAGTattagttgtggtagtagtagtggaaatagtcatggtggtagtagtagtagtggaaatcgttgtggtggtggtggtggcagtAGTAGGAGTGGAAATagttgtggtggtggtagtagtagtagtggaaatAGTCGTGGTGGTGGTAATAGTAGTCGTGGAAATAGTCATGGTGGTGGTGGCAGTGGTAGTCATGGAAATAgtcgtggtggtggtagtagtagtagcagtagaaatggtggtggtagtagtagtaatggtggtggtggtggtagtagtaggtaatggtggtagtagtagttgtagtaatggtggtagtagtagttgtggtagtagtagttgtagtaatgGTGGTAGTAGTTGGGTGTCATACTTCCACTagatcacgtgtcaaaccgattccgccgagggccgcagtgggtcctggtctttgttccaaccgatccagtgccgacattttaaccaatcaggtgttttctaaaataagtagcatctgactttaattaactgattacacttgcaaaaggtatcctcttgttgagttggaatgaaaacctgcacccactgcgaccctttgAGGACCTGTTTGACAACCCTGCACTAGATGGAgctcgtagtagtagtagtagtagtagtggttaagggttgtgttatacaaGCACTGTGTTAAAGTGAATTTCACACAGTGATTAACGATATAGATTCATATATGAGGCGCAGTGCCGGTTTTTGAGAAATTTGAAGTCTTTGAGTTGTGCCTTATAATGGGgaaagtacagtacttaaaaacGTCAGCTAGAGTCATCGACCCCCTGCCACTGTGTGCTTGTTTCGTTCCCAGCTCACTTTCCGTCTGTCCCGTTTCAATGTGATCGCTGTGTGCCAGCTTCTCCACCGCATGGACAAAGACCATATGTGTTTCCTGAGCAAAAGGCCATCACTCTCGCTAATTAGCTGTTCAAATCACCTCTGAGGCTCTTTCCCTCCATCCAGTCACCCCCTAATTTTAACAACACCCCTCGGAATTTTAGCTGAAGTCTTTGTCCCGCTCGTTACGGAGGAAGACAAATTAGGCTCAACCCGGACGGTTGTCCCTGTAACTGTTGTTGCTCCTCCTGTTTAAGGCTGATGATGGAATACCTGATAAACTATCGCATTgtcccgaatataagacgaccccctctttttcaagtttaaaaagactttttgaagaccaaatgtaatttttataccccaaaaaaatgaccgtacatctgaaacaaacgattataacaatatattgggCAGAAATGGCATTATTATATAGCgccattcaaatcatgcaaaaactgcctatcacatcttaatatctgaacaatTAAGTATGTAAACAAAAGTGCACTCACATTGGTAAATAAATGCCTtctggtttttaaaatgtaaattaaccaatctactgtgatcaaacaacaaaattgcaataactgcatcaaCCATCAAAATGTTCAACATTCGCTCGAAACATATATGGCGCCATCTAGCGTTATGAATGGCTATAACGTCTAGACCCAAATTTAAGACGACCGacatttttcagtcttatttcaatgcaaaaaaaaacgtcttatattcggggcaATACAGTATTTTGTATAAAGTCACACAATGTTGGATTGGCAGCTAACTGTGCTAAGATAGCACATTAGAAAGATCAAGAAAGCTCCTGAATCCTGAATTATGAAGTGTGAAGGTAAGGCCAATTACGGCTTGTACACAAATGGAGAGAGCAGACTGTAATTGGGTCAGTGCTTATTGCCTGCAACACACCTGAACTGGAGGGAAACGGCGTTCATCAATTCTACACACTGCAGCGCAAATTTAACATATACATCAAGACCTTAATTAAGGCATTAGGATGGTGATGATCACTTTACAGAGTGTCAGATGATAAATTGAAATCCCAGAAGGCAccgttttatttttagttgctTTTTAATCTTTCATCTCACGTTTCTCGATTTTCTCTCATGAGGTggcttatttgtttttccaagCAAATCAATGCAgtatacctaaaaaaaaaattgtcactttctCAGCGGTGTCGTTTCATTTTCGTCTCTCATTCCGAAATGGGCGGAGCTCCCTTTCCAGGTCAATGATAAAAACCGGGTTCATAGGGAAGGAAAGTAGTTTAAAAGCTCACTATCACCTCAGGGGGAGGAATTCAATAGATTGGATGATGCTGAGCCACAACTCGtagtctttttcttttaacaataaaaagaaaaatcacaaaaaagatGTATCCCATTTTGATATTGGCTAGAAAATCTGAGTCGTTGCTAGAAGTGATATACCCGAaggtaggctttttttgtgtcgtTTCATTGGTGttttaattgtttgttttcaagaAATTACATTGCAAAAAGACAGTGAGTAAAAagcatatttactcgcatataagccgttttttattactccaatagttgtcacttttgaaaaagaaataaaacgaaaaaaatcaaagtggaacattttttaaattacaaaatcgaggctactcgcgtctggccagtcagatcacgtttaactaggtttagacagcAGCGCCCTTGGTAAGATGGCCACGCCCcaacctaggtaagatggcctcaccctgagcgagcaatgacgGGAAcaagagtttttttcacgttttatgcaagatacgtatgttttttttccccaaaatttcattcataaacataaaaataaattctatttagcattttatctgtttatattttctctattttgaaaaaacttACCATCAGCTCCATTGTCTTGCATCATGACGTCAGGGCACCATTGCGTCagggcgccattgcgtcatgacatcagggcgccattgcgtcatgacgtcagggcgccattgcgtcatgacgtcagggcgccattgcgtcatgacgtcagggcgccattgcgtcatgacgtcagggcgccattgcgtcatgacgtcagggcgccattgcgtcatgacgtcagggCGCCATTGCATAATTTCATCGTTTAAtaatgggaattgcaatcattaataaggggaaaatTTGTCTGTGGTTCACAGGTGTGGTTTCAACGTCGGGTTTCTGAACGGATTTCGGGTTTGAGAAAGAAGCGTTTAGGAAGcacgttttttctttttagctcCTTTTCAATAAATGGCTGAGGACAAAAAATCGAGCGCTCTCCCAACTCGACTGTTGTGGTGATGATTTGCAGTCAGAACCCCCGCAGAGCTGCAGACTATTCAAATACCAGGCAGTCCCACCCGGGGGCCTGTGGCAGGGAAAAGCTATCGTGACTTCTCCAAAAAAGCTCATCTTCAGCTCGGCGGGTGCGCCGGTGTAAAACTCCTCTTTGCTTTTAGCTCAAAATGAGCCGAAAAATGATGTCCTCCAaaccttttttctctctcacatgttgccagatttttttttcttttcagataTGGAAATGTCATTCATAAAATGAGTTTGTCTGGCAGACATGTAGTTTATAatgaaatgggggaaaaagaGCATGAAAGGCTGTATTTTATATCATTGTGGAGGAGAGATACAGAATTTGTGTTTGAAATTCGGGTTGCAAAACAAATAatggaggcttttttttctctctgagggCCACTTTAAAAAGACAAAGGATGTCAGGGCTAACTTAAAGTTCTTCCACTTTATTTGTAGaattttcacccccatattcatggttttaatagggagtacaaatatgttactttgaagggaaaatcttaagaaaaatcatcacaagtggaatttctgagatactatatgaatattattagggtcaatatcataaggaagttaatatgtccgtctttgtaaattcaaaatatcaaattattaaatttgacaaaagaaataagtctatcttgatgacaacctgatgctttctaattacagaaattacaattttcttaccagaagtttatctcaattctttcgatggttcatattactccaatagtatgttttttccttgaatttcattcatagacgtcaaaataattttttgtagcattttatctgtttatattttctctattttgaaaaaaaatgactatcggccgcattgtcttacgTCATGACCTCActgcgccattgcgtcatgacatcaTCATGTCATGGCGTcttcaacttgcagttttgtacATGTCTTGTTTTTATGCGCctttaagccgtacccttgattcagtcatattttttttgtccgacaaaagcgacttatatgcgaataaatacggtatgttagcTTTGGTCAACTTTCTTAATACAATATGATTTCTGAGGATGTAGGATGATGCATAATGTATCCCAAAAGAGCAATTTGGACTTAATTTTCTCActtactccatttttttcttttcttcttgccTCAGGCAGCCCACAAGCGACGTTTCCAAGATGAAGACTTGTTAATAGGAGAGGAAAGAAATGAGTGGAAAGTCATCTGTAAGGATTTCTGTCATCTTTTGGGTGTCATGTTGGCTCGTCAGAAGGTAAGATTGCTTTGCGATACGTGTAAAATCTCATGAATGTTCTAGTCAAAACTTAACAAATGAAACTAAATAACATATGCTAACGAGTGTGTTTGCTTGGATGGCATCCAAATTAATGTAGAATTAGCATTTTACATAAAATAAGAGGCGACAGCTGTAAAATAGATGGATTGAAGAATTGGAAATTGGGATATTTCTCAAGGTAAGTCTACCAGAACCTTAAACAAATTCAACAATGCGATTGACTAGCGAAAAATATGTGCCTTTTAACCATAAATCAGATGGGAAGAACTTCAGGATAAATCAATGGCTTGATGGACAAATGCAGATCTGATGGCCAATCAATAGCGCAGTCTACTTTTTGAACAAAATCCACACAAAATCGAATTAACACGCGGCAGGGATTTATGGTGACTAATTTAGGGTACAGAGTGACTTTCATCTAAAAGGAATAGATGGATCATTTTGGTGTTAATAGCTGTATGTTTTGTcagtttttctttcttattcCAGTCTATGGATTTCGGGATGTTTTTGTTGTACTCTCCTATAGTAAAAATATTATTAGGGAAATTAGCTTTTACTCaaattttggttttatttaacACACTGCTAAAAACAACTGGTGAGAATGCACACGTGtcgttgaaaaggaagtgagcacggTACTTTCAAAGTAAAGGAACGTTTTGACACCGTGCAAAATGTAAAACTTATTTAGAACATGACGTTGCGTTTCGGCAAGGTAAGTGAAAGTGGCGAACCAAAACTGAAAACTTTCAtcattttagtttatttttcatgtaaattgctggAAATTGCttgattttcaaaatgattttcgtCATTATGCGTATTTTGGATAGTTTGGTCAAAACTGGCGTAGCAAACTACGAAAGACTCGTGGTATTTAGCAGCTCTGTGGAACTGAAAACACGACaactggattggattggatcggATCTTGGGACCACATTCGTTACCGTCTCAGACTCCAAAAATATCGGGGTGCCGATACCCATGCTGAGTATCGGATCCGGACATCACTAATCCCAATCAGTACACAATTCGCTGGTGGTCTTGCAAACGAATGGATGACTTGGTCCTAATCCCGACTAGCAACGGATCCTGAGTAAAACCAGCCTTTtcacccaaaaccaacagaGAACCCGCCAACTGTAGTCTTCCTGTCACCATTTTCCCCAAATACTAAAACACTGTGTTCCCTCGAAGCGAGCCCAACTATGGCGCATCAGTCCATTTGGCGGCCATTACCGCAGTGACCTCCCGGTTCACCGCAGCGGGGTGGTGTATTACAAGATATTCCAAGAACCGACGGGACGTGCTGTTCTGCCAATAAAACTTCTACCGGGGCGAGCTCTGAGAGAGAGCGAGGTGCCCTTGTCAGCCTTTTGAGCTTATCACCTGCAAAGCCAGGGGGGCTCCCGCTGCTTTGGAAAGTCACCGGGAACAATTTAGCCTCCATTGTTGAGTACACTGCGAATACGCCAGCGCAGCAAGCCGACTCCGCAGAGACACCCCCAGCCAATCAATAGCCCGTGACTTCTGGAAGACAAAGAGACGAGACCTTGCCAAGCCAGGAAACGTTGGCCACCGGGTGGAGCGCTAGCAAGCGTCTTTATGTTTGGCGACCGGCCAGTGACATTGGAGGCAATAAGGCATGGAACTGCCAGAATTCAATTTGAAGTCGCCGTAGATTGTGAACGCACAGTGTGAGAAAAGATTGTTATTGTTAGTATTTGTGATATTGTTGCGATGTACGGTGTCAATACAGCAGTCAAGATTGATGTAGTAACATTGTTACTTGGTACTACAACGGAGTATCATAAAATGAGATCAGTACTGCTTTGTACTCAATAAAATCTTTGGTACAATTCTATACCGAAATCCCAATGCCatttaaaatagaatttaaTTTTGTACGAGCTGAAAAGGGACATGAAATACAAATGTTGATTTGTTCAAACTGAATCGCAGACATATCTTCAAATCAACATGTCTAAAGAAGAAAAACCGAAGTTGCATCTCATTTTAACGAGAACAGAGGGTACTACTTCCCAAATTTTGTGACCCGCAAATGTGACACAGACTTTATATTTGTGTGGTTTTAAAGTTTTTAAAACTCCAGATCAGCATTTACTAATTATGGTGAGATAACAAAGCTTTTTCAAGGATCTTCAAGGACAGTCAGTCTTTCAGTTTTCATGTCTATCATATCAAAATATGTCCATCAGGCCTGAGCGCAACATGGAGCAATCTATTAACAGGATTATCTCACTAAAACCAGGTCATTTTAATACATGAACGATGTCAAAGTTTaagtttgaattatttaataaggggggcagcacatattaataaacatttatattcatgttaatgaacgtatatatgtaaatatgtaaggttGTAGCCGATGGCTAATCTTCATCTTTAGTcctttgtgtaggttgaagataaatgatgacacatacGTGACACGccgttttagacagcgttgtgatcgcaattttgttggtctaaaagccaggctttaagatgattggccaagaggttcagagactcaagttcacgtatgttaattggtattgaaatCCGGTTATGAAGGGAGAAGGTGCGTTGGATGAATGCAgtgtttttgaagggaactacacagtcacctctagagccagccattgttgatgtgttggaattttttggcacaaaatcttgcagtggaggaggagctttgtgttggaagattttgtaaacgaagatgtttaacagtattgttccaggtCAGGAATTTGTTTTTTGCCGAACATTTGCAGAAATTCGTTATTGTAAACATCATTAGAAAGATGTTTGATTCATGCACCGTACCGACTTAAATTGTATTACttggtgaagaaaaataaatcatacagCTTCACGAACCACAATATCAAAGATATCGAATAAATGTTCAAACAAGATTCCAGATTTTTCACATCTCGTTCCTCCGCTTTGTAGCTCAAAGCGAAGCCGCACACTGTATATAAATGCAAGTACAAAGCCCACTCAAAACAAGCGCCcacccacataaaaaaaaagaagccagtGAAAATACGCATTAATAATCTTCGATAGTATCCAGGTCAAAAAAAGAAGTCCAAATTCATGGCGGTCTTTGTCGTGTATTTTCACGGATGACAAACGACGACGACGTGCGATGTCACACGGCAATGGGGACGACAGGCAGCTTGCGTGGGAGGCTCCCGCGGTCGATGGAAGCCGCGAATCCGGGGGTGCTCTGATGAGTTTGTCTGGAGCCCAGC from Stigmatopora argus isolate UIUO_Sarg chromosome 2, RoL_Sarg_1.0, whole genome shotgun sequence carries:
- the LOC144069088 gene encoding uncharacterized protein LOC144069088, which codes for MSYTTSRKDVKNRAAHKRRFQDEDLLIGEERNEWKVICKDFCHLLGVMLARQKRAQLWRISPFGGHYRSDLPVHRSGVVYYKIFQEPTGRAVLPIKLLPGRALRESEVPLSAF